From the genome of Bacillota bacterium:
ACGCAACCAGTCCAGCCACTCGCCGAGTCCGCTCTTGGGAGGCTCACCACCTGTTGCTGGCGCAATCCGTAGGGACACGCCGCCGTGGCGAGAGGCCCGACCATTCGCGATCTCGCCATAGATGGCTCTGTCGATCGCCGAGGACGGACAAGCGCACGTATATGGAGCGTGAGTTGCACGCAAAGCGCACAGCTTGGCATACTGGTCCGCAGAGAAATGCTTTGACGTCACATCCTCCCCGAGCCCGTTCGTCAACACGGGCCTGAGGCTGAACAGCTCCTCGGCAAAGAGAGCGCCGGGAACCGGCCAGGCGATCCCGAACGCAAACTGCACAAACTCCATGTTGGTCAACGTCGCCCCAGAGAGCAGAGCGAGGTAATGGCTGTACCCGATGTTGCACGGGTCCCCCAGATTGAAGGAGAAAAGGCCTGTGCCTCCACCACTAGCGAGCACGACCGCGCCTGAAGAGATATCGTATGCGCTGTCGCTCTGTTTCTCAAGAACCCGGACCCCCGCACAGCGTCCTGACGACGCTAGAAGCGACAGAACAGTGCTCTCCTCAATGATGTGGATCCTGCGGGACCTCACCGCATCAGCCAAGACCTGCCGCGTCATGTTGACATCAAATGCCCTCACCGAACGTTCCCTGCGGTTGAAACAATGACACCCTCGCACGGGAGTGAGGGGGACTCCCATTCCAGCGAGGTCCGATAGGCGTGCGGGAGCCTCATCCGCAAGCACCTCTGCGAGCCTCGGAATGCTCATTCCCTGAGCAGCGTCGAGGATGTCTCTCAGGTGTTCTGAGGGAGAATCAGCGGGGTCCTGCACGCCGGTCGCAGCCGAGATGCCCCAGCCTCGGGAGAGATGGCAGAAGCTCGACCCGCTGTTGCCAAGGCGGCCGCGAGTCACAACGGCCACGCTTGCGCCCTCTCCAGCGGCTGCGATCGCCGCCGTGATGCCGGCGACCCCTGCTCCCACAACCACCACATCGAAATCACGGCCGATCACTTTCCCTACCACCCCTACCACCCCGTTCCGCGGCTCAGTCTGAATGCCACGACGCATACTCGAATTGCCCTAAGCAATCGCCGGTTCCAGAGAGCACGCCCGCCGCGAGTCATTCCTCGTATTGCGGGGACGGCATCCCGAGCGGGGCACGCCGCCCCACCCAAGATCTGGCTGGTTGGAGAGGTAGCTGGGCCCCGAGGCCCCGTAGGACAATCACCTGCAATCCAAGGC
Proteins encoded in this window:
- a CDS encoding FAD-binding protein; translation: MVGKVIGRDFDVVVVGAGVAGITAAIAAAGEGASVAVVTRGRLGNSGSSFCHLSRGWGISAATGVQDPADSPSEHLRDILDAAQGMSIPRLAEVLADEAPARLSDLAGMGVPLTPVRGCHCFNRRERSVRAFDVNMTRQVLADAVRSRRIHIIEESTVLSLLASSGRCAGVRVLEKQSDSAYDISSGAVVLASGGGTGLFSFNLGDPCNIGYSHYLALLSGATLTNMEFVQFAFGIAWPVPGALFAEELFSLRPVLTNGLGEDVTSKHFSADQYAKLCALRATHAPYTCACPSSAIDRAIYGEIANGRASRHGGVSLRIAPATGGEPPKSGLGEWLDWLRGMGADLSTGDVEIAPFAQAFNGGIVIDEHGRTSVQGLYACGEAAAGPHGADRVGGNMIASALVFGTRAGRNSARYAAETWRAAKGGQGAAVAHYAPAGDGTPTEARHLGRLRSIMFKACSLVRDEDGLQQAIGEIDSLTRDGVTQSNSSCRGITPACDAVCGAADSARASMDLHVALTVSKVILSSALLRRESRGSHFRRDFPQPDAAYGGRIEVRMDPSGNLTYTAPWLGR